The Lonchura striata isolate bLonStr1 chromosome 5, bLonStr1.mat, whole genome shotgun sequence genome window below encodes:
- the CHRM2 gene encoding muscarinic acetylcholine receptor M2, giving the protein MNNSTYLNSSSENVMALESRYKTVEVVFIVLVAGSLSLVTIIGNILVMVSIKVNRHLQTVNNYFLFSLACADLIIGIFSMNLYTLYTVIGYWPLGPVVCDLWLALDYVVSNASVMNLLIISFDRYFCVTKPLTYPVKRTTKMAGMMIAAAWVLSFILWAPAILFWQFIVGGRTVPDGDCYIQFFSNPAVTFGTAIAAFYLPVIIMTVLYWQISRASKSRIKKGKKEATQNQETVSPSLVQGKIVKPNNNNIPTSGDGLEHSKIQNGKTSEETVTNNCVQGEKESSNDSTSISVVASNLKEDEATKDARQASASQDHVKAENSKLTCIRIVTKSQKGDCCAPTNTTVEIIGTNGEEKQNSVARKIVKMTKQPAKKKPPPSREKKVTRTILAILLAFIITWTPYNVMVLINSFCTSCIPGTVWTLGYWLCYINSTVNPACYALCNATFKKTFKDLLMCHYKNIGATR; this is encoded by the coding sequence ATGAATAACTCAACGTACTTAAACTCTTCCTCTGAAAATGTGATGGCCTTGGAGAGCCGCTATAAGACTGTCGAGGTGGTGTTCATTGTCCTGGTAGCAGGGTCTCTCAGCCTGGTCACCATAATTGGAAACATCCTGGTCATGGTGTCAATCAAAGTCAACAGGCACCTTCAGACTGTCAACAATTATTTCCTGTTCAGCCTGGCCTGCGCTGACTTGATCATTGGCATCTTTTCCATGAACCTGTACACCCTCTACACTGTGATAGGCTACTGGCCCTTGGGGCCCGTGGTGTGTGACCTCTGGCTGGCTCTTGACTACGTGGTCAGCAACGCCTCTGTAATGAACCTGCTCATCATCAGCTTTGACAGGTACTTCTGTGTCACCAAGCCCCTGACGTATCCCGTGAAGCGGACCACGAAGATGGCCGGCATGATGATCGCAGCCGCCTGGGTGCTGTCCTTCATCCTCTGGGCCCCTGCAATTCTCTTCTGGCAATTCATTGTGGGAGGAAGGACTGTCCCAGATGGGGACTGCTACATCCAGTTTTTTTCCAACCCTGCTGTCACTTTTGGCACTGCCATTGCAGCCTTCTATTTGCCTGTTATCATCATGACTGTCCTTTACTGGCAAATCTCTCGAGCCAGTAAGAGTCggataaagaaaggaaaaaaggaagccACCCAAAACCAAGAAACAGTTTCCCCCAGCCTTGTCCAAGGTAAAATAGTGAAACCAAACAATAACAATATCCCGACCAGCGGGGATGGTTTGGAGCACAGCAAAATTCAGAATGGAAAAACCAGTGAAGAGACTGTAACCAATAACTGTGTTCAAGGGGAGAAGGAGAGCTCCAATGACTCCACCTCCATCAGTGTGGTCGCTTCCAACTTGAAAGAGGATGAAGCTACCAAAGATGCCAGACAGGCTTCTGCCTCCCAAGACCATGTCAAAGCAGAGAACTCCAAGCTGACATGCATCAGGATAGTCACCAAATCCCAAAAGGGAGACTGCTGTGCCCCTACCAACACTACTGTCGAGATCATAGGCACGAACGGGGAGGAGAAACAGAATAGCGTAGCCCGGAAAATTGTCAAGATGACAAAGCAGCCAGCCAAAAAGAAACCACCCCCTTCTAGAGAGAAAAAGGTGACAAGGACGATTTTGGCCATCCTCCTGGCCTTCATCATCACCTGGACCCCATACAATGTGATGGTGCTCATCAACAGCTTCTGCAcatcctgcatccctggcaccGTATGGACCCTCGGTTACTGGCTCTGTTACATCAACAGCACCGTCAACCCCGCCTGCTACGCGCTCTGCAATGCCACCTTCAAAAAGACCTTTAAGGACCTTCTTATGTGTCATTACAAGAATATAGGAGCTACAAGGTAA